The Drosophila teissieri strain GT53w chromosome X, Prin_Dtei_1.1, whole genome shotgun sequence genome has a segment encoding these proteins:
- the LOC122624475 gene encoding gamma-aminobutyric acid receptor subunit alpha-2, with translation MVRVLPVPFIIIGFIIHFCTCDDGASSDLLYIKTLEPSAILTKMPNITSEFSSRIFNSFRILPSSKPKTNGSLNRSQSPTNLSYFSEISNQRRVRRKAAADMLSRNISMLLENLLKRYEQSQLPTHGQGVPTVVQTNILIRSMGPVSELDMDYSMDCYFRQYWRDKRLSFKGPIKSLSLSIKMLDKIWRPDTYFYNGKHSQIHMITVPNKLLRLDQNGGILYSMRLTIKATCPMELQNFPMDRQSCPLVIGSYGYINQQLIYEWKNQDDAVSFVPGMTLNQFDLISMMHRNFTTVRREGDFSVLHVAFNLKRHTGYFLIQVYVPCILIVVLSWVSFWIHREATSDRVSLCVTSVLTLSTISLDSRTDLPKVKYATALDWFLLMSFLYCIATLLEFAGVHYFTKLGSGESPQLEDQWEDICIANSLSDHAGEVDGDGEAEAEADADPFADEDSSDEGGVSESVGSKSGVCVCNKNDALGLEYEVSLQNSLAGAGFLKRNAIFCPTYADPSYILPNTMERTTQTEPPAVSRLHQMWMCLKSDNSFRKQRERNAAAQKSEQGGANCYVNSVSLIDRVARIAFPMSFAFLNLLYWWAYGMYKKEFSWSNMKA, from the exons ATGGTTCGAGTATTGCCAGTTCCATTCATTATAATCGG ATTTATAATCCACTTCTGTACGTGTGACGATGGCGCTTCCTCAGATCTTCTGTATATAAAGACTTTGGAGCCCTCGGCGATTTTAACCAAAATGCCGAATATAACAAGTGAGTTTAGTTCAAGAATCTTCAATTCGTTTCGCATATTGCCATCGTctaaaccaaaaacaaatggaTCGCTCAACCGGAGTCAAAGCCCCACAAACTTAAGTTATTTCTCTGAGATTTCCAATCAAAGACGAGTTCGACGAAAGGCAGCGGCCGACATGCTAAGCCGTAATATTTCGATGCTTTTGGAAAACCTACTCAAGCGCTACGAGCAATCCCAACTGCCCACTCATGGCCAGGGCGTTCCGACGGTGGTGCAAACGAATATCCTAATCCGGAGCATGGGACCCGTGTCCGAACTGGACATGGACTACTCGATGGACTGCTATTTCAGGCAGTACTGGCGGGACAAACGGTTGAGCTTCAAGGGACCCATCAAGAGTCTATCTCTGAGCATCAAAATGCTGGACAAGATCTGGAGACCTGACACGTATTTTTACAACGGCAAGCACTCGCAAATTCACATGATTACTGTGCCCAACAAACTGCTCAGACTGGATCAGAATGGTGGCATTCTCTATTCAATGAG ACTAACAATTAAGGCCACATGTCCCATGGAGCTGCAAAACTTTCCAATGGACAGACAATCATGCCCCCTAGTAATTGGAAGTT ATGGCTATATCAACCAACAGCTAATCTATGAATGGAAAAATCAGGACGATGCGGTGTCCTTTGTTCCAGGAATGACTTTAAATCAATTCGATCTCATTAGCATGATGCATCGCAATTTCACAACAGTTCGTCGCGAAGGCGATTTTTCAGTCCTGCATGTGGCTTTCAATCTCAAACGGCACACAGGATATTTCCTCATTCAA GTATATGTTCCCTGTATACTGATCGTGGTTTTGTCATGGGTCTCCTTCTGGATACATCGCGAAGCCACCAGTGACAGAGTGAGTCTTTGCGTGACCTCAGTGCTGACCCTATCCACCATTAGTCTGGACTCACGGACCGATTTGCCAAAAGTGAAGTACGCCACAGCTTTGGATTGGTTTCTACTGATGAGCTTCCTATACTGCATTGCCACTCTGTTGGAATTTGCGGGAGTGCACTACTTTACGAAACTCGGAAGCGGAGAAAGTCCTCAGCTGGAGGATCAGTGGGAGGACATCTGCATAGCCAACTCATTATCGGATCATGCCGGTGAGgtcgatggtgatggtgaagctgaagctgaagctgacgCTGATCCATTTGCGGATGAGGACTCCAGTGATGAGGGCGGGGTTAGTGAGTCCGTTGGGTCCAAAAgcggtgtgtgtgtctgcaaCAAAAACGATGCTCTCGGATTGGAGTATGAGGTTTCGTTACAGAATTCACTAGCTGGAGCTGGTTTTCTCAAAAGAAATGCCATTTTTTGCCCCACATATGCG GACCCATCGTACATCCTGCCAAACACCATGGAGAGAACCACCCAAACGGAGCCCCCGGCCGTTTCCCGATTGCATCAAATGTGGATGTGCCTGAAGAGCGACAACAGTTTCCGGAAACAACGAGAACGCAACGCGGCAGCCCAAAAGAGCGAACAAGGTGGCGCCAATTGCTATGTCAATAGTGTATCCCTAATCGATAGGGTGGCGCGTATTGCCTTTCCCATGTCCTTCGCATTCCTGAACCTACTGTACTGGTGGGCATACGGGATGTACAAAAAGGAGTTCTCATGGTCCAATATGAAGGCATAG
- the LOC122623668 gene encoding gamma-aminobutyric acid receptor subunit beta-like: MTCFTRVGVSCSLFFFLLGAQLQLIRCIRKDVLAGRLENVTQTISNILQGYDIRLRPNFGGEPLHVGMDLTIASFDAISEVNMDYTITMYLNQYWRDERLAFNIFGQYFDDENDDGISDVLTLSGDFAEKIWVPDTFFANDKNSFLHDVTERNKLVRLGGDGAVTYGMRFTTTLACMMDLHYYPLDSQNCTVEIESYGYTVSDVVMYWKPTPVRGVEDAELPQFTIIGYETNDRKERLATGVYQRLSLSFKLQRNIGYFVFQTYLPSILIVMLSWVSFWINHEATSARVALGITTVLTMTTISTGVRSSLPRISYVKAIDIYLVMCFVFVFAALLEYAAVNYTYWGKRAKKKIKKVKECCPGKIGKSERSETCSTTEDIIELQDVRMSPIPSLRRGTYNATLDSIGTETMNLGKFPPSFRITRNYGTGHSQLRRRAQRGISTRPRMLHALKRGASAIKATIPKIKDVNIIDKYSRMIFPISFLAFNLGYWLFYILE; the protein is encoded by the exons ATGACATGTTTTACGCGCGTCGGAGTATCCTGTAGTCTGTTCTTTTTCCTACTGGGTGCCCAGCTACAATTGATTCG ATGTATTCGAAAGGATGTACTAGCTGGCCGCCTTGAGAATGTCACCCAAACAATATCAAACATACTGCAAGGATACGATATTCGACTCAGGCCCAATTTCGGAGGAGAGCCCCTACATGTCGGCATGGATTTGACCATAGCCAGCTTTGATGCCATATCAGAAGTTAACATG GATTACACGATAACAATGTATTTAAATCAGTACTGGCGCGACGAGCGTTTGGCATTTAATATCTTTGGACAATATTTCGACGACGAGAACGACGATGGCATAAGCGATGTGTTGACATTATCTGGAGACTTTGCTGAAAAGATATGGGTACCGGATACGTTCTTCGCCAATGATAAAAACAG TTTTCTGCACGATGTCACCGAGAGGAATAAGCTGGTGAGACTTGGCGGCGATGGAGCTGTTACATATGGCATGAGATTCACCACGACCCTCGCCTGCATGATGGATCTGCACTACTATCCATTGGACTCCCAGAATTGCACTGTGGAAATTGAGAGCT ATGGATACACGGTCAGCGATGTGGTGATGTACTGGAAGCCAACGCCAGTGCGCGGAGTGGAGGATGCGGAGCTGCCGCAGTTCACCATCATTGGGTACGAGACCAATGACCGAAAGGAGCGGCTGGCCACTGGAGTCTATCAGCGCCTCTCGCTTTCGTTCAAACTGCAACGGAATATCGGATACTTTGTATTCCAGACCTATCTGCCCAGCATTCTGATCGTAATGCTGTCGTGGGTCTCGTTCTGGATTAACCACGAGGCGACTAGTGCCCGGGTTGCATTGGGCATCACCACGGTGCTCACCATGACCACCATTAGCACGGGTGTTCGCAGCTCACTGCCGCGTATATCGTATGTGAAGGCCATCGACATTTATCTGGTCATGTGCTTCGTTTTCGTGTTCGCAGCCCTCCTGGAATACGCTGCCGTTAACTATACTTACTGGGGCAAAAGggctaaaaagaaaataaagaaggtCAAAGAATGTTGTCCAGGCAAGATCG GAAAGAGCGAAAGATCCGAGACGTGTTCAACGACAGAGGACATAATCGAGCTGCAGGACGTCCGAATGAGTCCTATACCTTCTTTGCGAAGAGGTACCTACAATGCCACCCTCGACTCCATCGGCACCGAGACCATGAATTTAGGAAAGTTCCCCCCAAGTTTTCGAATAACTCGTAATTATGGCACCGGACACAGCCAGCTTAGACGTCGCGCCCAGAGGG GAATCTCCACCCGCCCACGCATGTTGCATGCCCTTAAAAGAGGTGCCTCCGCTATTAAGGCAACCATACCGAAGATCAAAGATGTCAATATTATTGACAAGTACTCCCGAATGATATTTCCGATCAGTTTTCTTGCGTTCAATCTTGGCTACTGGCTGTTTTATATTCTGGAATGA